From a single bacterium genomic region:
- a CDS encoding M50 family metallopeptidase produces the protein MSTIILAVLALELMILVHELGHLVVAKRAGILVQAFAMGFGPRLFAVTRGETTYSLNLLPIGGYVNMAGEDSDSPGVPSERTFRGKSVGWRLAIVLAGPAMNFVLAIVLLAAVAMSYGVPLRVSTQVGTLVPDYPAAQAGLKTGDTIISVDGRLMRDGQQMIDLIHRSGDRTLAILVQRDGRRFILHVPTRFDPRQKVWITGFSPTVVRGRLDPVRAVGWGAATTFRDAGAYLAALGNLIQSGRLLGELGGPVTAVNVLGQAAHAGGETFLYFTAFFSIIIGLFNLFPLPALDGGRAAFLVIEGLRRRPVDPRREGYIHLVGLALLLCLILALTVRDVMHPVHLPLP, from the coding sequence GTGTCGACGATAATCCTGGCCGTGCTGGCCTTGGAACTCATGATCCTGGTCCACGAGCTGGGGCATCTCGTGGTGGCGAAGCGGGCCGGGATCCTCGTGCAGGCGTTTGCGATGGGGTTCGGGCCGCGCCTCTTCGCGGTGACCCGCGGCGAGACGACCTACAGCCTCAACCTGCTGCCGATCGGCGGCTACGTGAACATGGCCGGCGAAGACAGCGACAGCCCCGGCGTGCCGTCCGAGCGTACGTTCCGCGGCAAGTCGGTCGGGTGGCGGCTCGCCATCGTGCTCGCGGGGCCGGCGATGAACTTCGTGCTGGCGATCGTGCTGCTGGCGGCGGTGGCCATGTCGTACGGCGTGCCGCTACGCGTGAGCACCCAGGTTGGGACGCTCGTCCCGGACTATCCCGCGGCGCAGGCCGGACTCAAGACCGGCGACACGATCATCTCCGTGGACGGCCGGCTGATGCGCGACGGCCAGCAGATGATCGACCTCATCCACCGCAGCGGGGACCGCACCCTGGCGATTCTCGTCCAGCGCGACGGGCGGAGGTTCATTCTGCACGTGCCGACGCGGTTCGATCCGCGGCAGAAGGTGTGGATCACCGGCTTCTCCCCGACCGTGGTGCGTGGGCGCCTCGACCCCGTGCGCGCGGTGGGCTGGGGTGCCGCGACGACGTTCCGCGACGCGGGCGCGTACCTCGCCGCGCTCGGCAATCTGATCCAGTCCGGGCGTCTCCTCGGCGAGCTCGGCGGGCCCGTGACGGCGGTCAACGTGCTCGGGCAGGCGGCGCACGCCGGCGGGGAGACGTTCCTCTACTTTACGGCGTTCTTCAGTATCATCATCGGGCTGTTCAACCTGTTCCCGCTGCCCGCGCTCGACGGCGGACGCGCGGCGTTCCTGGTGATCGAGGGCCTCCGGCGGCGCCCCGTCGATCCGCGCCGCGAGGGCTACATCCATCTCGTCGGGCTGGCGCTGTTGTTGTGCTTGATTCTCGCGCTCACCGTGCGCGACGTCATGCATCCCGTGCACTTACCGCTGCCGTAA
- the dxr gene encoding 1-deoxy-D-xylulose-5-phosphate reductoisomerase, producing the protein MARVVTRRIALLGSTGSIGRATLDVVGRLRAAGVEIEVAALAARRDVAALAAQIRVCRPAAAALQRPEDAEALRAAVPGWDGEVFSGPEGLDRLAAGGADLVVVAVEGVVGLAPTLAALRAGADVALATKEALVAGGALVVEAAARAGRRLLPVDSEHSAILQCLEGRSAGDVARLWLTASGGPFRRTPAEALVAVTREDALRHPTWQMGPKVTVDSATLMNKGLEIIEAHWLFGVAPERIEVVVHPQSIVHSCVELVDGSILAQLGPADMRLPIQAALTYPRRVPQGIARLDLRALGALEFEAPDDARFPCLELAREALRRGGTAPAALNAADEAAVRLFLDGRIRFTDIAQAVRRALDAHVPRPVGSLADVLAADREARAAVEAVCAA; encoded by the coding sequence GTGGCTCGGGTCGTGACGCGGCGAATCGCGCTCCTCGGATCGACCGGCTCCATTGGGCGCGCGACGCTCGACGTCGTCGGGCGGCTTCGCGCCGCCGGTGTCGAGATCGAGGTGGCCGCGCTGGCCGCGCGCCGGGACGTCGCGGCGCTCGCCGCGCAGATCCGGGTATGCCGTCCCGCGGCCGCGGCACTGCAGCGTCCCGAGGACGCCGAAGCCCTGCGCGCCGCGGTGCCGGGATGGGACGGCGAGGTGTTCTCCGGACCGGAGGGACTCGACCGCCTGGCCGCCGGCGGGGCCGATCTTGTGGTGGTCGCGGTCGAGGGCGTCGTCGGCCTGGCGCCTACGCTGGCCGCGCTGCGCGCCGGCGCGGACGTCGCGCTGGCGACGAAAGAGGCGCTCGTCGCGGGCGGCGCGCTGGTCGTCGAGGCCGCCGCGCGCGCGGGCCGGCGGCTGCTGCCGGTCGACAGCGAGCACTCGGCTATCCTGCAGTGCTTGGAGGGACGGTCCGCGGGGGACGTCGCGCGGCTGTGGCTGACCGCGTCCGGCGGGCCGTTTCGCCGCACGCCGGCGGAGGCGCTGGTCGCGGTCACCCGCGAGGACGCGCTGCGCCACCCGACGTGGCAGATGGGGCCGAAGGTGACCGTAGACTCCGCCACCTTGATGAACAAAGGGCTCGAGATCATCGAGGCGCACTGGCTGTTCGGGGTTGCGCCCGAGCGGATCGAGGTGGTGGTCCATCCGCAGAGCATCGTGCACTCCTGCGTCGAGCTCGTAGACGGCTCGATCCTGGCGCAGCTCGGACCGGCCGACATGCGTCTGCCGATCCAGGCGGCGCTGACGTATCCGCGCCGCGTACCGCAGGGCATCGCCCGGCTCGACCTGCGCGCGCTCGGCGCGCTCGAGTTCGAAGCGCCGGACGACGCGCGGTTCCCGTGCCTGGAGCTTGCGCGCGAGGCGCTGCGGCGGGGCGGCACCGCGCCCGCGGCCCTCAACGCCGCCGACGAGGCGGCCGTGCGCTTATTCCTCGACGGACGCATCCGTTTTACCGACATCGCCCAGGCGGTGCGCCGCGCGCTCGACGCACACGTGCCGCGGCCGGTCGGCTCGCTCGCGGACGTGCTCGCCGCGGATCGGGAGGCGCGCGCCGCTGTAGAAGCGGTGTGCGCGGCATAA
- a CDS encoding phosphatidate cytidylyltransferase, giving the protein MDSVQDVAATVRGRDAAVPAERRRTLAQRALTAIWGVPLVLALVLAGGPWLLAGVGALIVVGLLEFYRMVARAGYQPIWEAGLAAGLWLAIAAAWPGAWPAGWADLVLPALLFYTILTQLRRGHPDRSLVNTGLTLLGVLYVAYLATFLIRLRALPMAPGGPHTAVPALLVICAVWGADSAAYFVGLAIGRHKLLPRVSPHKSREGAAAGVAAGVLVGLAFAWATGMAPGVALAVGGLCAGASIVGDLWESSIKREVGVKDAGWVLPGHGGMLDRFDGLLFAAVTGYLVMRWWLGS; this is encoded by the coding sequence GTGGATAGCGTGCAGGACGTCGCGGCGACGGTGCGCGGCAGAGACGCCGCCGTCCCCGCCGAGCGAAGGCGCACGCTCGCGCAGCGCGCGCTCACGGCGATCTGGGGCGTGCCGCTCGTGCTCGCGCTCGTGCTGGCCGGCGGGCCATGGTTGCTGGCCGGCGTCGGCGCGCTGATCGTGGTCGGGCTGCTCGAGTTCTACCGCATGGTCGCGCGGGCAGGGTACCAGCCGATCTGGGAGGCCGGCCTGGCGGCCGGTCTGTGGCTCGCGATCGCGGCGGCGTGGCCGGGGGCGTGGCCGGCCGGGTGGGCCGACCTCGTGCTGCCGGCGCTCCTGTTCTACACGATCCTGACACAGTTGCGGCGCGGTCATCCCGACCGCTCGCTCGTCAACACCGGCCTCACGCTGCTCGGCGTGCTCTACGTCGCCTACCTGGCGACGTTCTTGATCCGGCTTCGCGCGCTGCCGATGGCGCCGGGCGGTCCCCACACCGCCGTGCCGGCGCTGCTCGTCATCTGCGCCGTGTGGGGGGCCGACAGCGCCGCGTACTTCGTCGGGCTTGCGATCGGCCGCCACAAGCTGTTGCCGCGCGTGAGCCCGCACAAATCCCGCGAGGGCGCCGCCGCCGGCGTGGCGGCCGGGGTGCTCGTGGGCCTCGCGTTTGCGTGGGCGACGGGCATGGCGCCCGGGGTCGCCCTCGCCGTCGGCGGCCTCTGCGCGGGCGCGAGCATCGTCGGAGACCTGTGGGAGTCGTCGATCAAGCGCGAGGTCGGCGTGAAAGACGCGGGCTGGGTGCTGCCCGGGCACGGAGGCATGCTCGATCGCTTCGACGGACTGCTCTTCGCCGCGGTGACGGGGTATCTCGTAATGCGCTGGTGGCTCGGGTCGTGA
- a CDS encoding isoprenyl transferase codes for MTAERFGAARTRPPRDGEADSQGPEPGGAPPAASDAPRGADAVDRTRMPRHVAIIMDGNGRWAERHGLSRVEGHRAGREALRRVLRGACEYGIEVLTLYAFSTENWRRPAGEVHALMALLLESLEGEAQELHTNGVRFRASGLVGEMPPEVQDAIRRVTALTRDNGTIILNLALNYGSRRELTEAVRRIAGAVAAGVLAPDAIDEQTIARHLFAPDLPDPDLLIRTGGEQRLSNFLLWQAAYTELYFTDVPWPEFTPEHLLAAVAAYQARERRFGGVDRG; via the coding sequence GTGACCGCGGAGCGGTTTGGCGCGGCCCGGACTCGGCCTCCTCGCGACGGGGAGGCCGACTCTCAGGGGCCCGAGCCGGGGGGCGCCCCACCCGCCGCGTCGGACGCGCCGCGCGGCGCGGACGCCGTCGATCGGACGCGCATGCCGCGCCACGTGGCGATCATCATGGACGGCAACGGCCGGTGGGCGGAGCGCCACGGGCTGTCCCGCGTCGAAGGGCACCGTGCCGGGCGCGAGGCGCTGCGGCGCGTGCTCCGCGGGGCCTGCGAGTACGGCATCGAGGTGCTCACACTGTACGCGTTCAGCACCGAGAATTGGCGGCGCCCCGCGGGCGAAGTGCACGCGCTCATGGCGTTGCTACTCGAGTCTCTCGAGGGCGAGGCGCAGGAGCTGCACACGAACGGGGTGCGCTTCCGTGCCTCGGGGCTGGTGGGTGAGATGCCGCCGGAGGTCCAGGACGCGATCCGCCGGGTCACGGCGCTCACCCGGGACAACGGGACGATCATCCTCAACCTCGCGCTCAACTACGGCAGCCGCCGGGAGCTGACCGAAGCGGTTCGCCGGATCGCGGGCGCCGTGGCCGCCGGCGTCCTTGCGCCGGACGCGATCGACGAGCAGACGATCGCGCGCCATCTTTTCGCGCCGGACCTGCCGGATCCGGATCTGCTCATTCGCACGGGCGGCGAGCAGCGTCTCAGCAACTTCCTGTTGTGGCAGGCCGCATATACGGAACTCTACTTTACCGACGTGCCGTGGCCGGAGTTCACGCCGGAGCATCTCCTGGCGGCGGTGGCGGCCTATCAGGCGCGGGAGCGGCGATTCGGCGGCGTGGACCGTGGATAG
- a CDS encoding PASTA domain-containing protein, with product MRAAAPPNVVGYLLDDARAALAEAGWTDVETSETRPPRRTLVPPYRVLRQRTSGTRVALVVSGERAQT from the coding sequence ATGCGCGCCGCCGCCCCGCCGAACGTGGTGGGGTACCTCCTCGACGACGCCCGCGCCGCGCTCGCCGAGGCAGGTTGGACGGACGTCGAGACGTCCGAGACGCGTCCGCCGCGCCGCACCCTCGTGCCGCCGTATCGCGTGCTCCGGCAGCGGACCTCGGGGACCCGCGTTGCCCTCGTGGTCAGCGGCGAGCGCGCGCAGACGTGA
- the frr gene encoding ribosome recycling factor produces the protein MHAVVADAKSHMQKAVDATKREFAGVRTGRASPALLERVSVDYYGVSTPITQVANVSVPEARLLVIQPWDKQLIKEIERAIQKSELGLTPSTDGAVIRLPIPPLTGDRRKELVKVVHKQAEEGRVAIRNVRRDNREKLERLEKAGDLSKDDARRHQDELQKLTDQFIKDVDTLLAAKEKEITEV, from the coding sequence ATGCACGCGGTCGTCGCTGATGCGAAGAGCCACATGCAGAAGGCCGTGGACGCCACGAAGCGCGAGTTCGCGGGGGTTCGGACCGGCCGTGCCAGCCCGGCACTGCTCGAGCGCGTGAGCGTCGACTACTACGGCGTCTCGACGCCCATCACTCAGGTCGCCAACGTGTCGGTGCCGGAGGCGCGGCTGCTCGTGATCCAGCCGTGGGATAAGCAGCTGATCAAAGAGATCGAGCGGGCGATTCAGAAGAGCGAACTCGGTCTCACGCCCTCGACGGACGGCGCGGTGATCCGCCTGCCGATCCCGCCGCTCACCGGCGACCGGCGCAAGGAGCTCGTCAAGGTGGTCCACAAGCAGGCCGAAGAGGGCCGGGTGGCCATCCGCAACGTCCGGCGCGACAACCGCGAAAAACTGGAGCGGCTCGAGAAAGCGGGCGACCTCTCGAAGGACGACGCGCGCCGCCATCAGGACGAACTGCAGAAGCTTACCGACCAGTTCATCAAGGATGTCGACACGCTGCTGGCGGCAAAGGAAAAGGAGATCACCGAGGTCTGA
- the pyrH gene encoding UMP kinase: protein MTEAPAPRYRRVLLKLSGEALGGSGERSLDPDVLHLVAREVRAVRESGADVALVVGGGNIARGVQVAARTGVARVTADYMGLLATVINALALQDAMEREGLETRVQTAIEMHQVAEPYIRRRAIRHLEKGRVVVFAGGTGSPYFTTDTAAALRAIEIEAGAILMAKRGVDGVYDKDPRESANAVRFNRLDYMEVLNRGLKVMDATATSLCMDNGMPIIVFDISRPGNLRRAVLGEEIGTLVGGGNPDARGRR from the coding sequence ATGACCGAGGCGCCGGCGCCCAGGTACCGCCGCGTCCTCCTCAAGTTGAGCGGGGAGGCCCTCGGCGGTTCCGGGGAACGGAGCCTCGATCCCGACGTGCTGCATTTGGTGGCGCGCGAGGTCCGCGCCGTCCGCGAGTCCGGCGCGGACGTGGCGCTGGTGGTCGGCGGCGGCAACATCGCGCGCGGCGTGCAGGTGGCGGCGCGGACCGGCGTGGCGCGGGTCACCGCCGACTACATGGGCCTGCTCGCGACGGTCATCAACGCGCTCGCGCTGCAGGACGCGATGGAGCGCGAGGGGCTCGAGACGCGCGTGCAGACTGCGATCGAGATGCACCAAGTCGCCGAGCCCTACATCCGACGCCGCGCGATCCGCCACCTGGAAAAAGGCCGGGTCGTGGTCTTCGCCGGCGGCACCGGCAGCCCGTATTTCACTACGGACACCGCCGCGGCGCTGCGGGCGATCGAAATCGAAGCGGGCGCCATTCTGATGGCCAAGCGGGGCGTGGACGGCGTCTACGACAAAGACCCGCGCGAGTCCGCGAACGCCGTCCGGTTCAACCGGCTGGACTACATGGAGGTCCTCAACCGCGGCCTCAAAGTCATGGACGCCACCGCGACCTCGCTCTGCATGGATAACGGCATGCCGATCATCGTCTTCGATATCTCGCGGCCGGGCAATCTCCGCCGCGCGGTGCTGGGCGAGGAAATCGGGACGCTGGTAGGGGGAGGGAACCCCGATGCACGCGGTCGTCGCTGA
- the tsf gene encoding translation elongation factor Ts, with protein sequence MPDRKGTSTEISAAQVKALRERTGAGIIDCRNALAECGGDIEKAVQVLRAKGLAAAAKRTGRVANDGVVTSYIHAGGRLGVLVEINCETDFVARTEEFKTLARDIAMQIAATDPRYVSREEIAADALESERAAYVAQAIQDGKPEAVAARIAEGKLEKYFATVCLLDQPFIRDEGSKPRTIGEVVHDAISRTKENIKVRRFARFKLGEA encoded by the coding sequence CAACAGAGATTTCCGCCGCGCAGGTCAAGGCGCTGCGCGAGCGGACCGGCGCCGGCATCATCGACTGCCGCAACGCGTTGGCCGAGTGCGGCGGGGACATCGAGAAGGCCGTGCAGGTGCTGCGGGCCAAGGGGCTCGCGGCGGCCGCGAAGCGCACCGGCCGCGTCGCGAACGACGGCGTCGTGACGTCGTACATTCACGCCGGCGGCCGGCTCGGCGTGCTGGTGGAGATCAACTGCGAGACCGATTTCGTCGCGCGGACCGAGGAGTTCAAGACGCTCGCGCGGGACATCGCGATGCAGATCGCCGCGACGGATCCGCGGTACGTGTCCCGTGAGGAGATCGCGGCCGACGCCCTCGAGTCGGAGCGGGCCGCCTACGTGGCCCAGGCGATCCAGGACGGCAAGCCCGAGGCGGTCGCCGCGCGCATCGCCGAGGGCAAGCTCGAGAAGTACTTCGCGACCGTGTGCCTGCTCGACCAGCCGTTCATCCGCGACGAGGGCTCGAAACCGCGGACGATAGGCGAGGTCGTGCACGACGCCATCTCCCGGACCAAGGAGAACATCAAAGTCCGCCGGTTCGCCCGGTTCAAGCTCGGCGAAGCATGA